TTACTAAAATACATTATTTAGTATAAATGTATTGCTTCATTCATTTACACTAAATGAGTATTAAAGTTAGGAGAGGGAGTATTGAATAAAAGATTAAAGCAGTTATTAATGGCATTAACACTTACGGTAGCAATCAATAGTGTAGTTTTTGCACAACCGGAATTAAATAGTAGTAATTCATATTCAAAGGTTCAAGAACTTGAAGCAAGTATAGAAAACTTGGACAATCAGATAGAAGGGATAATGGATAAAATCGATGATAATAAAAAGCAAATAATAGTAAAAGAACAAGATATTAAGAATTCAGAGAATGAATTAAAAAAAGTTAAAATTGATATGAAAAAACAAAAGCAATTATTTAACAACAGAGTAAGAGCGTTTTATATAAATGGTTTTAGTGGATATTTAGATATACTTTTAGACTCTAGAGGACTAGGGGACTTCATTTCGAGGGTGGACACGATTAGCAGAATTATGAGCTATGATACTAAGGTTATTTCAAATTATAAAACAAAACAAAAAGATATTGCAGATAAAGTAGACAAGCTAAAAGTAGAAGACAAAAAATTATTAGCGTTAAAATATGAGAATGAGAATAAATTAAATGAACTTAATAAAAATAAAAGTGATCAAGAAAAGCTAATAGAAGAAGCTAAACAGCAGCAGAGACAATATGCACTGGTTGAACAAAATGCTGTGAGTGCAGCTGTAAATCAGGTTGCTAATATAAGAAGTGAAGCACCTAAGATAACTCTATCTAGGGGTAGTTCGCCTATAAGTAATGATAATGTTGTAGCGTATGCTTCAAATTTTCTAGGAACACCGTATTTAT
This genomic interval from Clostridium kluyveri contains the following:
- a CDS encoding NlpC/P60 family protein, with product MNKRLKQLLMALTLTVAINSVVFAQPELNSSNSYSKVQELEASIENLDNQIEGIMDKIDDNKKQIIVKEQDIKNSENELKKVKIDMKKQKQLFNNRVRAFYINGFSGYLDILLDSRGLGDFISRVDTISRIMSYDTKVISNYKTKQKDIADKVDKLKVEDKKLLALKYENENKLNELNKNKSDQEKLIEEAKQQQRQYALVEQNAVSAAVNQVANIRSEAPKITLSRGSSPISNDNVVAYASNFLGTPYLWGGTTPSGFDCSGFTQYVYKHFGISIGRTTYDQINDGVGVSREQLQPGDLVFFGKGGNPTHMGMYVGNGAMIHAPRTGDVVKISPVDRRDYITARRVK